A single window of Synechococcus sp. CBW1004 DNA harbors:
- a CDS encoding single-stranded DNA-binding protein, with product MTASITLVGRAATPLAAVFYESGSVRVTFAVTINRRRFGGPSEPFFLELWGKPAQRAHDEVQLGALIGVVGDLRMQDGKPWILVDRLEVLCAPCSDAAEVA from the coding sequence ATGACAGCTTCCATCACCCTGGTGGGTCGCGCTGCGACCCCTCTTGCGGCCGTGTTCTACGAATCCGGCTCGGTCCGCGTCACGTTCGCGGTGACGATCAACCGCCGCCGCTTTGGCGGGCCCTCCGAGCCGTTCTTCCTTGAGCTCTGGGGGAAGCCGGCCCAGCGTGCCCACGACGAGGTCCAGCTCGGCGCCCTGATCGGCGTGGTCGGCGATCTCCGCATGCAAGACGGCAAGCCCTGGATCCTCGTGGATCGCCTTGAGGTTCTCTGCGCACCCTGCAGCGATGCAGCGGAGGTGGCATGA
- a CDS encoding bifunctional DNA primase/polymerase — protein sequence MANSSPDNASPQIEGRAIDLLRSGVFPEWWTFIPVAGKATFVKEWSTKPLTKEQCILEYKTKQAYRGLGVVTGEFSGGLIALDIDGLSADDRYEASVGEAYEAPGEESTMSWTSGRPGRRQILYRVPASVVPELRHVKTLILRADGEWHLGNGDTDRNAQQEAQKDGDAEYEEVVLRFNQCQSVVPGSPHPSTGMRYRFLNYNEGKVALAPEWLLDILRGFRKPVQWLSDADQKALDAELGETAIPSRQIRGWFFKEEVQALLRPRLEELVFRHETFDAYGWRERDGAKPQRMSGCPWHGGKSGTSFQYSPDSGCWDCKACGVGGDVLDFIHKVRVNNLHAERPQGPDLEVYVAEIATALGFNYPEDARASTVKNQEVPLRRLTGHEFFSAALKIEDSFENAELGDYHLMELVRDAGLMNVYRSGPQVRAALERFMLHEQQELDEADWQEKCRGQRDYLIPDFVSRPSSIMLHARGGLGKTRLAVLISKIVGQQQTMRVRGLEVQPTLSGNVLFIGNDMSMTDYAEYFDQQGIDTSGPDRWMKFKPQWQQSQYKVLLRWLNEHKPVLVVIDSLTSVSTMIAAKEYEKEYATTLYRLARENGTAFPATTFLWIHHDKKDGTGFRGTDTLRNAVHETWHLKELSDEERAEFGDHALILEIDKSRGMRGGDRFLVREDIEEALSLEDLTPTVKRDNRGQGDETPRTLVLGILKEASGPLTVKELRYELNSRLSGRRGQGAHVSARTVQRWLKAWVGAGLVVSPGSQTSVGKGRPEPLFEVASSIYEANSVVKSVENLEIPVPEGDLINDTGLSLNAPEEGCVVKSAQISPETGGTRTVSLPTENGVTQVASPTPSGEGPAINDTSDTTEGVSLNTMPENRSRTGVSSDQARISDIPAQVKEKPVLRYELDNWGEVDWG from the coding sequence ATGGCCAACTCCTCTCCCGACAATGCTTCCCCCCAAATTGAGGGAAGGGCAATTGACTTATTGCGTTCTGGCGTATTTCCTGAGTGGTGGACGTTCATTCCGGTAGCAGGAAAAGCGACGTTCGTTAAAGAGTGGTCAACGAAGCCTTTGACCAAGGAGCAGTGCATCCTCGAATACAAGACGAAACAGGCCTATCGCGGGCTCGGGGTGGTCACCGGGGAGTTCTCGGGGGGCCTGATCGCGCTGGACATCGATGGGCTGAGCGCCGATGACCGGTACGAGGCTTCGGTGGGCGAGGCCTACGAGGCACCTGGGGAGGAGAGCACGATGTCGTGGACCTCAGGGCGGCCGGGGCGGCGGCAGATCCTTTATCGGGTGCCGGCCTCGGTGGTGCCGGAGCTGCGACACGTCAAGACGCTGATCCTGCGCGCCGACGGGGAGTGGCACCTGGGGAACGGGGACACGGACCGCAACGCACAGCAGGAGGCCCAGAAGGACGGCGACGCCGAGTACGAGGAGGTGGTCCTCCGCTTCAACCAGTGCCAGAGCGTGGTGCCGGGGTCGCCGCACCCGAGCACGGGCATGCGGTATCGGTTCCTCAACTACAACGAGGGCAAGGTGGCCCTGGCGCCGGAGTGGCTCCTGGACATCCTCCGGGGCTTCCGAAAGCCGGTGCAGTGGCTGAGCGATGCCGATCAGAAGGCTCTGGATGCCGAGCTCGGGGAGACGGCGATTCCGTCGCGGCAGATCCGGGGCTGGTTCTTCAAGGAGGAGGTGCAGGCCCTGCTGAGGCCCCGGCTCGAGGAGCTGGTGTTCCGGCACGAGACGTTCGACGCCTATGGGTGGCGGGAACGGGATGGAGCCAAGCCGCAGCGGATGTCCGGGTGCCCCTGGCATGGGGGCAAGAGCGGGACGTCATTCCAGTACTCGCCGGACTCGGGGTGCTGGGACTGCAAGGCGTGCGGCGTGGGCGGGGACGTCCTGGACTTCATCCACAAGGTGCGGGTCAACAACCTGCATGCGGAGAGGCCCCAAGGCCCGGACCTGGAGGTCTATGTGGCGGAGATCGCGACGGCCCTCGGGTTCAACTACCCGGAGGACGCCCGGGCGTCGACGGTCAAGAACCAGGAGGTGCCGCTGCGCCGGTTGACGGGGCATGAGTTCTTCTCCGCGGCGCTGAAGATCGAGGACTCGTTCGAGAACGCCGAGCTCGGGGACTACCACCTGATGGAGCTGGTGCGGGACGCCGGCCTGATGAACGTGTATCGGTCGGGGCCCCAGGTGAGGGCGGCGCTGGAGCGGTTCATGCTGCATGAGCAGCAGGAGCTGGACGAGGCCGACTGGCAGGAGAAGTGCCGGGGGCAGCGGGACTACCTGATCCCGGACTTCGTGTCGCGGCCCAGCTCGATCATGTTGCACGCCCGGGGCGGCCTCGGGAAGACGCGGCTGGCGGTGCTGATCTCGAAGATCGTGGGCCAGCAGCAGACCATGAGGGTGCGGGGGCTGGAGGTGCAGCCGACGCTCTCGGGGAATGTGCTGTTCATCGGCAACGACATGTCGATGACGGATTACGCCGAGTACTTCGATCAGCAGGGGATCGATACGTCGGGGCCAGATCGGTGGATGAAGTTCAAGCCGCAGTGGCAGCAGAGCCAGTACAAAGTGCTGCTGCGGTGGCTGAACGAGCACAAGCCGGTGTTGGTGGTGATTGACTCGCTGACGTCAGTCAGCACGATGATCGCGGCCAAGGAGTACGAGAAGGAGTACGCGACGACGCTGTATCGGCTGGCGCGGGAGAACGGGACGGCGTTCCCGGCGACGACGTTCCTGTGGATCCACCACGACAAGAAGGATGGGACGGGGTTCCGGGGGACGGACACGCTGCGGAATGCGGTGCATGAGACCTGGCACCTGAAGGAGCTCTCGGATGAGGAGCGGGCGGAGTTCGGGGACCACGCGCTGATCCTGGAGATCGACAAGAGCCGGGGCATGCGGGGTGGGGACCGGTTCCTGGTGCGGGAGGACATCGAGGAGGCCCTGAGCCTGGAAGACCTCACGCCGACCGTGAAGCGGGACAACCGGGGCCAGGGCGACGAGACTCCGCGGACGCTCGTCCTCGGGATCCTCAAGGAGGCGTCGGGGCCGCTGACGGTGAAGGAGCTGCGGTACGAGCTCAACAGCCGGCTGTCGGGGCGCCGGGGCCAGGGGGCGCACGTGTCCGCCAGGACGGTGCAGCGGTGGCTGAAGGCCTGGGTAGGGGCCGGCCTCGTGGTGTCTCCAGGGTCTCAGACCTCGGTGGGGAAGGGGAGGCCTGAACCCCTCTTCGAGGTGGCCTCTTCTATATACGAGGCAAATTCTGTCGTTAAGTCTGTGGAAAACCTTGAGATCCCAGTCCCCGAGGGCGATCTAATTAACGACACGGGTTTGTCGTTAAATGCCCCTGAGGAGGGGTGTGTCGTTAAGTCAGCCCAGATCTCGCCCGAGACCGGTGGGACGAGGACCGTGTCGCTGCCCACCGAGAACGGGGTGACTCAAGTGGCCTCGCCAACGCCCTCGGGGGAGGGGCCGGCAATTAACGACACAAGCGACACCACCGAGGGCGTGTCGTTAAATACGATGCCCGAAAACCGGTCCAGGACAGGGGTTTCGAGCGACCAGGCCCGAATTAGCGACATTCCGGCACAGGTAAAGGAGAAACCCGTCCTCCGCTACGAGCTCGACAACTGGGGCGAGGTCGATTGGGGGTGA
- a CDS encoding tyrosine-type recombinase/integrase, translated as MPKTNGNGQARVLTPDELDQLMEAAPSLEHRALWAVMRFSGSRVTETLRLHWGAIHSDRIVFEATTTKTKRTREPLMGERLRAELDRYRQHWEQRHGREARNGALLFLSPNSETQPMTRQAADLALRKTLKVLGSHIASGVSLHSFRRSLATTMAQRGASLRTVQRFTGHASLGQLQQYIDVSESDEAAALALING; from the coding sequence ATGCCCAAGACAAACGGCAACGGCCAGGCACGGGTGCTGACCCCTGATGAGCTCGATCAGCTGATGGAGGCCGCTCCATCGCTCGAGCACCGAGCGCTATGGGCGGTGATGCGCTTCAGCGGTTCGCGCGTCACCGAAACCCTTCGCCTGCATTGGGGCGCCATCCACAGCGATCGGATCGTGTTCGAGGCGACGACCACCAAGACCAAGCGCACCCGCGAGCCCTTGATGGGCGAGCGCCTGAGAGCCGAGCTCGATCGGTACCGACAGCACTGGGAGCAGCGACATGGCCGCGAAGCCCGCAACGGCGCCCTGCTGTTCCTTAGCCCGAACTCGGAGACACAGCCGATGACGCGCCAAGCTGCCGATCTGGCACTTAGGAAGACTCTGAAGGTTCTTGGATCACACATAGCCTCAGGAGTTTCGCTGCACTCCTTCCGGCGCTCATTGGCAACAACAATGGCCCAAAGGGGGGCATCCCTGCGAACCGTGCAGCGGTTTACAGGGCATGCCTCCCTCGGTCAACTACAGCAATATATCGACGTTTCCGAATCAGACGAAGCGGCTGCTCTTGCATTGATTAATGGTTGA
- a CDS encoding HTH domain-containing protein, with translation MIALRRDSRLTMREIAKKTGCSRETVRRDINLYLTKLDAACIEGAAALRAEEYERLDNIASKLDQAIASGDLSQVPSALKASSEIRKLYALDVQPLGRTELVLRRSVITEIATKLRDQLSPEVFAEVATCLVSDEPLSILDGVAVNTGELGDAPPVAAD, from the coding sequence GTGATCGCTTTGCGCCGTGATTCACGCTTAACGATGCGGGAGATTGCAAAGAAGACAGGCTGCTCTCGCGAAACAGTGAGAAGGGATATCAATTTATATCTGACAAAACTCGATGCTGCCTGCATCGAGGGCGCCGCTGCACTTAGGGCCGAGGAATATGAGCGACTTGACAACATTGCCTCAAAACTTGATCAAGCCATTGCCAGTGGCGATCTCTCGCAGGTGCCATCAGCATTAAAGGCCTCCTCTGAAATCAGAAAGTTATATGCACTTGATGTCCAACCACTGGGCCGGACTGAACTCGTACTACGTCGATCGGTGATCACCGAGATCGCGACAAAACTCCGCGATCAGCTTTCACCTGAAGTCTTCGCTGAAGTTGCCACCTGCCTTGTCTCTGATGAGCCTCTCTCGATCCTCGACGGCGTCGCTGTCAACACTGGTGAGCTCGGAGATGCGCCGCCAGTTGCGGCAGATTGA
- a CDS encoding helix-turn-helix domain-containing protein — MSDADLGDAILRELKQINTRLHALERHVPVAAVAWLTPAEMSRIVGVTPRTLQNYISQGRLSQRSFKRNKRGKSFTYRYHREHTLTELGLNRG, encoded by the coding sequence ATGTCTGATGCCGATCTCGGGGATGCCATTCTCAGAGAACTCAAACAGATCAACACTCGGCTTCATGCCCTGGAGAGACACGTCCCAGTAGCAGCAGTGGCATGGCTGACTCCAGCAGAAATGAGCCGGATCGTGGGAGTAACACCAAGAACGCTTCAGAACTATATCAGCCAAGGCAGACTCTCACAGCGAAGTTTCAAGCGAAATAAACGCGGGAAGTCGTTCACGTATCGATATCACCGCGAGCACACCCTGACTGAACTCGGACTGAACCGCGGTTGA
- a CDS encoding pentapeptide repeat-containing protein, whose amino-acid sequence MTPNSRSGDGDKGVAAIVPLAMPPGPLRSLPLWARSPRATSVQLLGLIGLALAAQLLQWTPLLLGSGLALLALSLLVLLPPLLNNLQRRLDDPTVLRIVATAGLLLAGVVVTAELGWLEPYLSLWQERNWEAIGAIGEGVIGAFGQILVAMVALLIAWQQVRVDQRLTGQQNVITQAQTIDNLIQGISELIVDEEGLLEDWPLERMLAEGRLAAVLSSIDAQGKARVLRFLSHALLLSPLRRDARLGRAILDGLGGYELDWQSGVAVVRLHSMLRGTDLSRCDLRGVDLHGTDLRGVDFSGTDLSDANLAGADLTGAILDRCCLDGTLLFFGRAQTATPIHPERPRDLVTGGGSGAIVVDASFRGIRRLDPQQHYYLASWSGTRSRATLPGGCRGIANQLVQPPPSAEPHP is encoded by the coding sequence ATGACCCCCAACAGCCGAAGCGGTGATGGTGACAAGGGTGTTGCAGCGATCGTCCCGCTGGCGATGCCCCCTGGCCCGTTGCGGTCACTGCCGCTCTGGGCACGCTCACCACGCGCCACCAGCGTGCAGTTGCTCGGCCTGATCGGACTGGCCCTGGCCGCGCAGTTGCTGCAGTGGACCCCACTGCTGCTGGGGTCGGGACTGGCTCTGCTGGCGCTCTCCCTGCTGGTGCTCCTTCCACCGCTGCTGAACAACCTGCAGCGCCGCCTGGACGACCCAACCGTGCTGCGGATCGTGGCGACCGCCGGCCTGCTGCTTGCCGGGGTCGTCGTCACCGCGGAGCTGGGTTGGCTGGAGCCCTACCTGTCCCTCTGGCAGGAACGGAACTGGGAAGCGATCGGGGCCATTGGCGAGGGGGTCATCGGAGCATTCGGACAGATCCTGGTGGCGATGGTGGCCCTGCTGATCGCCTGGCAGCAGGTGCGGGTGGACCAACGTCTCACCGGCCAGCAGAACGTGATCACCCAGGCCCAGACGATTGACAACCTGATCCAGGGCATCAGTGAACTGATCGTCGATGAGGAAGGGCTGCTGGAGGATTGGCCCCTGGAGCGGATGCTGGCGGAGGGGCGGCTGGCCGCGGTTCTCAGCAGCATCGACGCCCAGGGCAAGGCCAGGGTGCTGCGCTTTCTCTCGCATGCGCTCCTGCTGAGCCCTCTGCGACGCGATGCCCGGCTTGGCCGCGCGATTCTCGACGGGCTTGGCGGCTATGAACTCGATTGGCAGAGCGGTGTCGCCGTGGTGCGACTGCATTCCATGCTGCGAGGCACGGATCTCAGTCGCTGCGATCTGCGGGGTGTCGATCTGCACGGAACCGATCTCCGTGGCGTGGATTTCAGCGGGACAGACCTCAGCGACGCCAATCTGGCGGGAGCCGATCTCACGGGGGCGATCCTCGACCGCTGCTGCCTGGACGGGACCCTGCTGTTTTTCGGCCGAGCCCAGACGGCCACACCCATCCATCCCGAGCGGCCCAGGGATCTGGTCACCGGCGGCGGAAGCGGAGCCATCGTGGTCGATGCCTCCTTCCGAGGCATCCGTCGACTCGATCCTCAACAGCACTACTACCTGGCCAGCTGGAGCGGAACCCGCAGCCGGGCGACGCTGCCGGGAGGATGCCGCGGCATCGCCAATCAGCTGGTGCAGCCCCCACCGAGCGCTGAACCACACCCCTGA
- the cax gene encoding calcium/proton exchanger: MNLRNKASLALLALVPVSVAAEVLHWGQGALFLSSALAIAPLAIWLSTATEELAIALGPTLGALLTAVFGNASELIIGLTALKAGLVEIVKASITGTLIANLLLALGLAFLVGGIGRQEQQFQPTVARVNGSLMTLAVVAILIPTINHLGLAGELPVSEAAEQGFSQFVAWLLLLVYGLTLLFSLGTHRSLYEAAEAEMDADWDEGDEAQHKPRLLPWLMVLMSATAALAYESELFVGVLEPVTQSLGLSAVFTGVVLLPLLGGVAEFITCISLARRNNVDLSVSVALGSTLLVALLVVPLLVLLSPLLGHPLTLRLSVAELLAVITAVVVSNLVTLDGRSNWLEGVLLVATYIILGAGFALQSGPLV; this comes from the coding sequence ATGAATCTTCGCAACAAAGCCTCCCTCGCGCTGCTGGCGCTGGTGCCTGTCTCGGTGGCGGCTGAAGTGCTCCACTGGGGTCAGGGCGCCTTGTTTCTCAGCTCCGCTCTCGCGATCGCGCCGCTGGCGATCTGGTTGAGCACCGCCACGGAAGAACTGGCCATCGCCCTGGGGCCGACCCTGGGTGCCCTGCTGACGGCGGTGTTCGGCAACGCCAGCGAACTGATCATCGGCCTGACTGCCCTGAAAGCGGGCCTGGTGGAGATCGTCAAGGCCAGCATCACGGGGACCCTGATCGCCAATCTGCTCCTGGCACTGGGCCTTGCCTTTCTGGTGGGTGGCATCGGCAGGCAGGAACAGCAGTTCCAGCCCACCGTGGCGCGCGTCAACGGTTCCCTGATGACCCTCGCAGTGGTGGCAATCCTGATTCCCACCATCAATCACCTTGGACTGGCCGGCGAGCTGCCTGTCTCCGAGGCCGCGGAGCAGGGCTTCTCCCAGTTCGTCGCCTGGTTGCTGCTGCTGGTCTATGGGCTCACCCTGCTGTTCTCTCTGGGAACCCACCGCAGCCTCTACGAAGCCGCTGAAGCGGAGATGGACGCCGACTGGGACGAAGGCGACGAAGCACAACACAAGCCCAGGCTGTTGCCATGGCTGATGGTTCTGATGAGCGCCACCGCAGCGCTGGCCTACGAGTCGGAGCTGTTCGTGGGGGTGCTGGAGCCCGTCACCCAGTCCCTCGGCCTGAGCGCCGTGTTCACCGGCGTGGTGCTGCTGCCCTTGCTCGGTGGTGTCGCCGAATTCATCACCTGTATTTCTCTGGCCCGGCGCAACAATGTGGACCTCTCGGTGTCGGTGGCACTCGGCTCCACCCTGCTGGTGGCCCTGCTGGTGGTGCCCCTGTTGGTGCTGCTCTCACCGCTGCTCGGCCATCCCCTGACCCTGAGGCTGAGCGTCGCCGAGTTGCTCGCGGTGATCACCGCCGTGGTGGTCAGCAATCTGGTGACCCTCGACGGACGGTCCAACTGGCTGGAAGGTGTGTTGCTGGTAGCGACATACATCATCCTGGGTGCCGGATTCGCGCTCCAGTCGGGGCCTCTCGTCTGA
- a CDS encoding SpoIIE family protein phosphatase — MNAQRWKLRRWIQALLRQRGQVSIQATFTLITLINGGVLAYLIVVSAAKLQEGDTSASDYLALLLTILLAVLALLSFRIIDTRVIRPLALMARQARRIESGDSEALLTVQHDDEMHQLAMAFNMVLTNMRSAYNDLDRSNEQLRHANKQIADSIRYAGILQRSILPDHLLRKTFGERHFVLWEPKDIVGGDYYLFHSDGGRCLTGVADCAGHGVPGAMMTMMARVGVDRAIQEVGITSPAAVLHTIDSSLREILSDDQATRSIATSMDMGLVLLDFTARRLRFAGARISLFWSDGIELNSLGGDQRALCDRRRGSYRDHDLPLLSGFTYYLTTDGYLDQSGGEDGFAVGHERFTGWLLEHARKPLSDQRQAFAESLAQFRGDYPQRDDITILSFRFD, encoded by the coding sequence ATGAACGCCCAGCGATGGAAGCTACGCAGATGGATCCAGGCGCTGCTGCGCCAGAGGGGGCAGGTGTCGATTCAGGCCACCTTCACCTTGATCACCCTGATCAATGGGGGGGTGCTGGCCTATCTCATCGTGGTGTCGGCTGCGAAGCTGCAGGAAGGGGATACAAGCGCTTCGGATTATCTGGCGCTGTTGCTCACGATTCTGCTGGCAGTGCTGGCGCTGCTCTCCTTTCGCATCATCGACACGCGTGTGATCCGGCCACTCGCTCTGATGGCGCGTCAGGCGAGACGCATCGAGTCGGGCGACAGTGAAGCCTTGCTGACGGTGCAACATGACGACGAGATGCACCAATTGGCCATGGCCTTCAACATGGTGCTGACTAACATGCGTTCTGCTTATAACGATCTCGATCGCTCCAATGAGCAGTTGCGCCATGCGAATAAGCAGATCGCCGATTCAATTCGATACGCCGGCATTCTCCAGCGCTCGATTCTCCCCGATCATTTGTTGAGGAAGACCTTTGGAGAACGCCATTTCGTGCTTTGGGAACCCAAGGATATTGTGGGTGGCGATTATTATCTGTTTCACAGTGACGGTGGTCGCTGCCTCACTGGAGTCGCCGATTGCGCAGGCCATGGTGTTCCCGGAGCCATGATGACGATGATGGCGCGGGTGGGGGTGGACCGTGCAATCCAGGAGGTAGGCATCACCTCCCCGGCCGCTGTTCTGCATACGATCGACAGCTCGCTCCGCGAGATCCTCAGTGATGACCAGGCGACCCGTTCGATCGCCACAAGCATGGATATGGGGCTGGTGCTTCTGGATTTCACGGCTCGCAGGCTGCGCTTTGCCGGTGCTCGTATCTCACTCTTCTGGAGCGACGGCATTGAGCTCAACAGCCTGGGCGGTGATCAGAGGGCCCTCTGCGACCGTCGCCGCGGCAGCTATCGTGATCATGATCTGCCGCTCCTGTCCGGCTTCACTTACTATCTGACGACCGATGGATATCTTGATCAGTCAGGCGGGGAGGATGGTTTCGCCGTCGGACATGAGCGCTTCACCGGCTGGCTGCTGGAACATGCGCGCAAGCCGCTCTCTGATCAGCGGCAGGCTTTTGCGGAGTCGTTGGCTCAATTCCGTGGTGACTATCCTCAGAGGGACGACATCACAATCCTGTCATTTCGGTTTGACTGA
- the siaB gene encoding biofilm regulation protein kinase SiaB, translating into MNSASDSLASLRDFFSGQRILICFNGPISRTLIGEIGIALKDHISSTQVHQSAAMDVFSVYIEMSQNIRHYASRMGYDDLSAAATVVIAETDGGHYTVSAGNLVERQDGEVLLKKIRELSLLDKIELKALYKQQLRLPREAGQPSGAGLGLIEMARKSSAPLQATLDEGPEGKVFFSLRAVI; encoded by the coding sequence GTGAACTCAGCATCGGACAGCCTCGCCTCCCTGCGTGACTTCTTCAGCGGCCAGCGCATTCTCATCTGTTTCAATGGGCCAATTTCACGCACTCTGATCGGCGAGATCGGTATTGCCCTCAAGGATCACATTTCGTCGACACAGGTCCACCAGTCGGCGGCGATGGACGTGTTCAGCGTTTATATTGAGATGAGCCAGAACATCCGTCATTATGCCAGCAGGATGGGATACGATGATCTCTCCGCGGCCGCCACTGTCGTGATCGCTGAAACAGATGGTGGGCATTACACCGTTTCGGCCGGCAACCTTGTGGAGCGCCAGGATGGTGAAGTCTTGCTGAAGAAGATTCGCGAACTCTCCCTGCTTGACAAGATTGAGCTCAAAGCACTTTACAAGCAGCAGCTGCGACTTCCTCGCGAGGCTGGTCAGCCCAGTGGAGCTGGACTTGGGCTGATCGAAATGGCCCGCAAGTCCAGCGCACCTCTGCAAGCTACATTGGATGAGGGCCCTGAGGGCAAGGTCTTCTTCAGTCTGCGTGCGGTGATCTGA
- the siaC gene encoding biofilm regulation phosphoprotein SiaC yields the protein MASSDAYDLTLEATQFSPSVSTDWEQGCLRMSGESYPENTYEFFAQVIAWTERFLNATADPLTLELHLSYLNTSSIRAMIDIFDLLQDASSEGKEVSVRWLYDNRNPRASELGEEFKEDYTFPFDIVALDVPS from the coding sequence ATGGCCAGCAGCGACGCCTACGATCTGACCCTGGAGGCCACGCAGTTCAGCCCCAGTGTCAGCACGGACTGGGAACAGGGATGCTTGCGCATGAGCGGCGAATCTTATCCTGAAAACACGTACGAGTTTTTTGCGCAGGTCATTGCGTGGACGGAGCGCTTTCTCAATGCCACTGCTGATCCGCTGACCCTTGAGCTGCATTTGAGTTATCTCAACACCAGCAGCATTCGTGCCATGATTGATATTTTCGATCTCCTGCAGGATGCCAGCAGCGAAGGGAAAGAAGTCAGTGTTCGCTGGCTGTATGACAACCGTAATCCACGCGCTTCCGAGTTGGGGGAAGAATTCAAAGAAGATTATACTTTCCCCTTCGATATAGTGGCTCTCGACGTCCCGTCCTGA
- the siaD gene encoding biofilm regulation diguanylate cyclase SiaD, with product MTLPRNLDDALEAQILELLADEKYQGHPCRLALQDLWEAMNSQLDRLERITELSDRYQKAARENTLHLAKRYDRQIRLLERVLRISDRYQSMLKDLNVALREASTHDLLTGIANRRLMMDCCRQADLQFAKQGIPYSMVVIDADHFKLINDTYGHDFGDRMLVELARVFRENLRSADVCSRWGGEEFLGLMNQASLTEAERIVERLLESVRSSRIPYEQEMVTLTVSMGVAEHEEGETYADTFRRADEALFVAKRRGRNCYVVAPPSGAASGSRHLSESQPAGPASSSSPPS from the coding sequence GTGACTCTTCCTCGCAATCTTGATGACGCGCTGGAAGCGCAGATTCTGGAACTTCTCGCCGACGAGAAGTATCAGGGGCATCCGTGCCGGCTTGCCTTGCAAGATCTTTGGGAAGCCATGAATTCCCAGTTGGACAGACTGGAGCGCATCACGGAGCTCTCTGATCGCTATCAGAAGGCTGCGCGTGAGAACACGCTGCATCTCGCCAAGCGCTACGACCGTCAGATCCGGCTGCTGGAGCGTGTGTTGCGCATCTCGGATCGCTATCAGTCGATGCTCAAGGATCTGAATGTGGCATTGCGAGAAGCTTCAACCCATGATCTTCTGACTGGCATCGCCAATCGTCGGCTGATGATGGACTGCTGCAGGCAGGCTGATCTGCAATTTGCCAAGCAGGGCATTCCTTACTCAATGGTCGTGATTGATGCTGATCACTTCAAATTGATTAATGATACCTATGGTCACGACTTTGGTGACCGCATGTTGGTTGAGCTCGCCAGGGTCTTCCGCGAGAATCTTCGAAGTGCCGATGTCTGTTCGCGTTGGGGTGGCGAAGAATTCCTTGGTCTGATGAACCAAGCAAGCCTTACTGAGGCAGAACGAATCGTTGAACGTCTGTTGGAATCTGTGCGTTCCTCGAGGATTCCCTATGAACAGGAGATGGTCACGTTGACCGTCAGCATGGGAGTGGCCGAGCACGAGGAAGGTGAAACCTATGCGGACACCTTCCGTCGTGCTGATGAGGCTCTCTTTGTGGCCAAGCGGCGCGGGCGCAACTGCTACGTCGTCGCCCCGCCTTCCGGTGCGGCCAGTGGCAGCAGGCACTTATCCGAATCGCAACCGGCTGGGCCTGCCTCCAGCAGTTCGCCGCCGTCATAA